A section of the Methanofollis sp. UBA420 genome encodes:
- a CDS encoding CDP-alcohol phosphatidyltransferase family protein has protein sequence MTLDRFRPYVAGLLTPAIAAARALRLTPNFFSVGALLAAFAAGLAFYEGMLAAAIVLVAVNAIFDALDGALARELAIASLRGDFIDHVSDRYADIVIITGIFAGGAASWEIGVFALTGVLMSSYMGTQAQALGVGRYYGGVLGRADRLVLLMIAGVLDLFLGTTVYGLPYLGWLLVFFGIFGHYTAIQRIAYIWKRI, from the coding sequence ATGACCCTCGACCGCTTCCGCCCCTATGTCGCAGGCCTCCTGACCCCGGCGATCGCCGCGGCCAGGGCCCTCCGCCTGACGCCGAACTTCTTCTCCGTCGGCGCTCTCCTCGCCGCCTTTGCGGCCGGCCTCGCCTTCTATGAAGGGATGCTCGCCGCCGCCATCGTCCTTGTGGCGGTCAATGCCATCTTTGACGCGCTGGACGGCGCCCTCGCCCGGGAACTTGCCATCGCAAGCCTGCGCGGCGACTTCATCGACCATGTCTCAGACCGCTACGCAGACATCGTCATCATCACCGGCATCTTTGCCGGAGGTGCGGCCTCGTGGGAGATCGGGGTCTTTGCCCTCACGGGCGTGCTGATGTCCTCGTACATGGGCACGCAGGCGCAGGCCCTCGGTGTCGGCCGCTATTACGGCGGTGTCCTCGGGCGTGCAGACAGGCTTGTCCTCCTCATGATCGCCGGCGTCCTCGACCTCTTCCTCGGGACGACGGTCTATGGCCTCCCGTACCTCGGCTGGCTCCTGGTCTTCTTCGGGATCTTCGGCCACTACACCGCCATCCAGAGGATTGCGTATATCTGGAAGCGGATCTGA
- the fen gene encoding flap endonuclease-1: protein MGVALRDILGEFCQEMELDDVRGAVGIDAFNALYQFLTIIRQPDGTPLMDAEGRVTSHLSGLFFRNINFLEKGIRPVYVFDGAPPELKSTTVEKRREVREAAGVRWQEAIACGDTAEAYKQARASTRIDDAMIASGRRLLEFMGIPWVQAPSEGEAQAAYMAQKGDVSTAASQDYDSLLFGAPHLLRNLTISGKRKMRGRQVTVRPESVSLAAVLGGLGLTREELVEVGILVGTDFNPGIRGVGAKTALKIVKKGGFAETIREKTPDFDPEPVRSFFLDPPITDDYHLAWKSPDREGIVAMLCGEYSFSEERVEAALDRLGKTAGQKTLDAWF, encoded by the coding sequence ATGGGCGTTGCATTACGTGATATACTCGGCGAGTTCTGTCAGGAGATGGAGCTTGACGACGTGCGGGGCGCGGTTGGCATCGATGCCTTCAACGCGCTGTACCAGTTCCTGACCATCATCAGGCAACCTGACGGCACTCCCCTGATGGACGCGGAAGGGCGTGTCACCTCCCACCTTTCAGGGTTGTTTTTCCGGAATATCAACTTCCTGGAGAAAGGGATACGCCCGGTCTATGTCTTTGACGGCGCACCCCCGGAACTGAAGAGCACGACGGTCGAGAAGCGCCGGGAAGTGCGTGAGGCCGCGGGTGTCAGGTGGCAGGAGGCCATTGCATGCGGCGACACCGCGGAAGCCTACAAGCAGGCGCGCGCCTCGACACGGATCGATGACGCGATGATCGCGTCCGGTCGGCGTCTCCTTGAGTTCATGGGCATACCCTGGGTCCAGGCGCCGAGCGAGGGCGAGGCCCAGGCGGCCTACATGGCGCAGAAGGGCGACGTCTCGACGGCGGCCTCGCAGGACTACGACTCACTCCTCTTCGGGGCGCCGCACCTCCTGCGGAACCTGACGATCTCGGGGAAGAGGAAGATGCGGGGGAGGCAGGTGACGGTGCGCCCGGAGTCGGTCTCCCTTGCGGCGGTGCTCGGCGGTCTCGGCCTCACGCGCGAGGAACTGGTGGAGGTCGGGATCCTGGTGGGGACCGACTTCAACCCCGGCATCAGGGGCGTGGGGGCGAAGACGGCCCTGAAGATCGTGAAGAAGGGCGGTTTCGCGGAGACGATCCGGGAGAAGACCCCGGACTTCGACCCCGAGCCGGTGCGCTCGTTCTTCCTGGATCCCCCCATCACCGACGACTACCATCTCGCCTGGAAGAGTCCGGACAGGGAGGGGATCGTCGCCATGCTCTGCGGCGAATATTCCTTCTCCGAAGAACGGGTCGAGGCGGCCCTCGACCGTCTCGGGAAGACGGCGGGACAGAAGACACTCGACGCGTGGTTCTGA
- a CDS encoding presenilin family intramembrane aspartyl protease PSH, whose protein sequence is MDIRNNMPLMVMPAMLIVVEVLGILLALPMQAAGVAAFEDPTSVANPFIFLGLLLAFTLLMLGLIKIGGKKVILGLVALSIFLTFYYIFWTLSAVVLGVSSAAFILPIAAAGAATAVLFLYPEWYVIDTLGILIAGGVASIFGISLAVLPVILLLSLLAVYDALSVYRTKHMIALAEGIIDLKTPILFVIPKKRDFSFRKEGMNLQQEKEERGAFIMGMGDLIMPSILVVSAQVFVPTPALWFISVPALGAMAGSVVGMAVLLKFVLSGRPQAGLPPLNGGAILGFLLGCALSGSWGWLMIV, encoded by the coding sequence ATGGATATTCGGAATAACATGCCCCTGATGGTGATGCCGGCGATGCTGATCGTGGTCGAGGTGCTCGGCATCCTCCTTGCCCTGCCAATGCAGGCGGCCGGCGTTGCGGCCTTTGAAGACCCCACATCTGTCGCAAACCCCTTTATATTTCTCGGCCTCCTCCTGGCCTTCACCCTCCTCATGCTCGGTCTGATAAAGATCGGCGGGAAGAAAGTGATCCTCGGACTTGTTGCGCTCTCTATATTCCTGACTTTCTACTACATCTTCTGGACTCTCTCGGCCGTCGTACTCGGCGTCTCCTCTGCCGCGTTCATCCTCCCCATCGCGGCCGCCGGTGCGGCCACGGCCGTCCTTTTCCTGTACCCCGAGTGGTACGTCATCGACACCCTCGGCATCCTCATCGCCGGGGGCGTCGCCTCCATCTTCGGGATCTCCCTTGCCGTCCTGCCGGTGATCCTCCTTCTCTCTCTCCTTGCCGTCTATGACGCCCTCTCGGTGTACAGGACAAAGCACATGATCGCCCTTGCCGAGGGTATCATCGACCTCAAGACGCCCATCCTCTTCGTCATACCAAAGAAGAGGGATTTTTCGTTCAGAAAAGAAGGGATGAACCTTCAGCAGGAAAAAGAAGAGCGCGGGGCATTTATCATGGGGATGGGCGACCTGATCATGCCGTCCATCCTCGTCGTCTCGGCCCAGGTCTTCGTCCCGACACCGGCCCTCTGGTTCATCTCGGTCCCGGCGCTCGGAGCAATGGCCGGGTCAGTCGTCGGTATGGCCGTCCTCCTCAAGTTCGTCCTCTCCGGCCGTCCACAGGCCGGACTCCCGCCCCTCAACGGCGGTGCCATCCTCGGATTCCTCCTCGGCTGCGCCCTGAGCGGGAGCTGGGGCTGGCTCATGATAGTGTGA
- a CDS encoding CBS domain-containing protein: protein MDLSLIQKEILITLITLYHRHSRAIKGEEIADVLKRNPGTVRNQMQSLKALSLVDGVPGPKGGYNPSAQAYRELNLTNYDQESHVPIARNGTEVEGANVAEIDFTTLCHPDICHALIRILGSVKVFDIGDQITIGPTPVNKLLVRGEIFGKDEVKSSLLISIIEMISLPKKSVRHYMSAPILALSSDDTLKSAASFFAQHRIHGAPVMDGERLAGIVTLTDLADGLDQGLDLATPVTAVMTSDVVEADADTHLYEVIRRFKEREIGRLIVVEGGKPIGIITQSDIIGVFPAL from the coding sequence ATGGATTTATCGCTCATACAGAAAGAGATACTCATCACCCTCATCACCCTGTACCACCGACATTCCCGCGCGATCAAGGGGGAGGAGATCGCCGACGTGCTCAAACGCAACCCCGGGACGGTCAGGAACCAGATGCAGTCTCTCAAGGCTCTCAGCCTCGTCGACGGCGTCCCCGGCCCGAAGGGAGGGTACAACCCCTCGGCACAGGCCTACCGCGAGCTCAATCTCACGAACTATGACCAGGAGTCGCATGTCCCGATCGCCAGGAACGGCACCGAAGTCGAGGGAGCCAATGTGGCGGAGATCGACTTCACCACCCTCTGCCACCCTGACATCTGCCACGCGCTGATCCGGATCCTCGGGAGCGTGAAGGTCTTCGATATCGGGGACCAGATCACCATCGGCCCGACCCCGGTGAACAAACTCCTTGTTAGGGGGGAAATATTCGGAAAAGACGAGGTAAAAAGTTCACTCCTCATTTCCATCATCGAGATGATCTCCCTCCCGAAAAAATCGGTCAGGCATTATATGAGCGCCCCGATCCTCGCCCTCTCCTCCGACGACACCCTCAAATCCGCGGCGTCCTTTTTTGCACAGCACCGCATCCATGGGGCGCCGGTGATGGACGGTGAGAGGCTCGCCGGGATCGTCACCCTGACCGACCTTGCCGACGGACTGGACCAGGGACTTGACCTTGCCACACCGGTCACCGCGGTGATGACCTCGGATGTCGTCGAAGCCGATGCCGACACCCATCTCTACGAGGTGATCCGGCGCTTTAAAGAGCGTGAGATCGGGCGTCTCATCGTTGTAGAGGGCGGAAAGCCCATCGGGATCATCACCCAGTCGGACATCATAGGTGTCTTCCCCGCACTGTAA
- a CDS encoding histone family protein: MSELPIAPVGRIIKNAGAERVSADGSEALAALMEDYGTVLAREAIKLTRHAGRKTVKSVDIKMASEILK; this comes from the coding sequence ATGAGCGAACTGCCAATTGCACCAGTCGGAAGGATCATCAAGAATGCCGGTGCTGAGCGTGTCAGTGCCGACGGGAGCGAGGCTCTGGCCGCTTTGATGGAAGACTACGGCACGGTTCTCGCGCGGGAAGCGATCAAACTCACCCGTCATGCGGGAAGAAAGACCGTCAAGTCCGTGGACATCAAGATGGCCTCCGAGATTCTCAAGTGA
- a CDS encoding PRC-barrel domain-containing protein: protein MSTIFSRGLARKKVMSNDGMIIGQIKNLMVDLDTGEVIDLIVKPDASFDTAGYRMDGEHMLIAFEAVKDARDYIVVDRYLSKK from the coding sequence ATGAGTACGATCTTTTCACGGGGCCTTGCACGCAAAAAAGTGATGAGCAATGACGGGATGATCATCGGCCAGATCAAGAACCTCATGGTCGACCTTGATACCGGCGAGGTAATCGACCTGATCGTCAAACCTGATGCCTCCTTTGACACGGCGGGATACAGGATGGACGGGGAACACATGCTCATCGCCTTTGAGGCGGTCAAGGACGCACGCGACTACATCGTGGTCGACCGGTACCTCTCGAAAAAATAA
- a CDS encoding phosphoglycolate phosphatase — protein sequence MLKAVVTDLDGTLTDARRRISTAAIETIRDLVDTGIPVVIASGNTICSLDILCKMIGTDGTIIGENGGVYRLHFDGQVHVAGRQSVCWDAYHRIEEHFAAEGKTLTLYSPDNRFADIAFARTVEPAEVAGVIAGMPVRAIDTGFAIHLQYQGISKGTALSDLALLMGLSPADFLAIGDSDNDTEMIDHAGIGATVDNATPGTKATADYVSEKRYGEGFVEIIRKYQKLFG from the coding sequence GTGCTGAAGGCGGTCGTCACCGACCTCGACGGGACCCTGACCGATGCACGGCGGCGGATCTCCACCGCCGCCATCGAGACGATCCGGGACCTTGTCGATACCGGCATCCCTGTGGTCATCGCAAGCGGGAATACCATCTGCTCCCTGGACATACTGTGCAAGATGATCGGGACCGACGGGACGATCATCGGCGAGAACGGCGGGGTGTACCGCCTCCACTTCGACGGCCAGGTCCATGTGGCAGGCCGCCAGTCGGTCTGCTGGGACGCGTACCACAGGATCGAGGAACATTTTGCCGCGGAGGGAAAGACCCTCACCCTGTACTCCCCGGACAACCGCTTTGCCGACATCGCATTTGCCCGGACCGTCGAACCCGCCGAAGTGGCCGGAGTGATCGCCGGCATGCCGGTCAGGGCGATCGACACCGGCTTTGCCATTCATCTCCAGTACCAGGGCATCTCGAAGGGGACGGCCCTCTCTGACCTCGCCCTTCTGATGGGCCTTTCCCCCGCAGATTTTCTTGCTATCGGTGACTCGGATAACGATACGGAGATGATCGACCATGCCGGCATCGGGGCCACCGTGGACAATGCGACGCCGGGAACGAAGGCAACAGCCGATTATGTCTCTGAAAAGAGATATGGCGAGGGGTTTGTTGAAATTATCCGGAAATATCAGAAATTATTCGGGTAA
- the radA gene encoding DNA repair and recombination protein RadA, giving the protein MPNVSMDLEDLPGVGPTTADKLREAGYATVEGIATASPADLAEAAEIGESSAKKIIKAARELADIGGFKTGVAVLEDRKEVKKLQTLVPEFDALLDGGLETKSISEFYGEFGSGKSQIAHQMAVNAQLPEEFGGLHGSCVYIDTENTFRPERIEQMVAGLEIPGYDTPPLMEFLERIHVAKGYTSDHQMLLVDSARDLANEMKDSDYPVRLIIIDSLTAHFRAEYAGRGTLSVRQQKLNRHMYDLAKIAEEYNAVALVTNQVQSNPGVFFGDPTKPIGGNIVGHAAKFRLYLRKSKGGRRIAKLVDSPNLPEGEAAFVVETSGLKP; this is encoded by the coding sequence ATGCCAAACGTATCCATGGACCTCGAAGACCTCCCCGGCGTCGGGCCGACAACGGCGGACAAGCTTCGGGAGGCAGGCTATGCAACTGTTGAGGGCATTGCCACAGCTTCGCCGGCCGACCTCGCCGAGGCGGCAGAGATCGGAGAGTCGAGCGCAAAGAAGATTATTAAGGCAGCCCGAGAACTCGCCGATATCGGCGGGTTCAAGACCGGCGTCGCCGTCCTCGAAGACAGGAAAGAAGTGAAAAAACTTCAGACCCTTGTCCCCGAATTCGACGCCCTCCTCGACGGCGGGCTGGAGACAAAATCCATCTCGGAATTTTACGGTGAGTTCGGGTCGGGCAAGAGCCAGATCGCCCATCAGATGGCGGTCAACGCCCAGCTCCCCGAGGAGTTCGGCGGGCTGCACGGATCCTGCGTCTACATCGACACCGAGAACACCTTCCGCCCCGAACGTATCGAGCAGATGGTGGCCGGGCTTGAGATCCCGGGCTACGATACACCTCCGCTCATGGAGTTCCTCGAACGGATCCATGTTGCAAAGGGCTACACCTCCGACCACCAGATGCTCCTCGTCGACAGTGCCCGCGACCTTGCAAATGAGATGAAGGACAGTGACTATCCCGTACGGCTGATCATCATCGACTCGTTGACCGCCCACTTCAGGGCAGAATATGCCGGCAGGGGCACCCTGTCGGTGCGGCAGCAGAAGTTGAACAGGCACATGTACGACCTTGCAAAAATCGCCGAGGAGTACAATGCCGTCGCACTCGTCACCAACCAGGTCCAGTCGAACCCCGGCGTCTTCTTCGGCGACCCCACGAAACCGATAGGCGGCAACATCGTCGGACATGCTGCGAAGTTCAGGCTCTACCTCAGGAAGAGCAAGGGCGGCCGGCGGATCGCAAAACTCGTCGACAGCCCGAACCTGCCCGAAGGCGAGGCGGCGTTCGTCGTCGAGACATCAGGCCTCAAGCCCTGA
- the lysA gene encoding diaminopimelate decarboxylase translates to MKLPSHLTVRDSRLHLGGVDCVSLAEEYGTPLYVTDIDRIAGNFRRFHAALAAHYPDVQVLFAAKANGNLAVIRALAAEGAGADVFSPGELELALRAGMKSERLLFNGSSKSRADLALAVEKGVRVSVDCLDELHQLDAVAGEAGKTAEIAFRVNPALEVPTHPKIATGLATSKFGIPAQEIIAAYREAVACEHVEPVGIHCHIGSQILEVEPFARSAEVMVRVAKEVTDLGVHLEFLDIGGGLGIPYHHDTDPAPTPADYAAAVMPVFLKGIRECGIDPALWVEPGRWLVGDSSVLLTRVNSVKKAHKTFVNVDAGFNLLVRPAMYDSYHEVLVADRADLPADGTYTVAGPICETGDILAHDRTLPAPKAGDVIAVLDAGAYGYAMSSQYNSRPRCAEVAVSNGKHALMRRAETLDDVTAAMETPAWKE, encoded by the coding sequence ATGAAGCTCCCGTCACACCTGACAGTCAGGGACAGCCGCCTCCATCTCGGCGGCGTCGACTGCGTCTCTCTTGCGGAAGAGTATGGCACGCCCCTGTACGTCACTGACATCGACCGGATCGCCGGCAACTTCAGGCGTTTCCACGCGGCCCTCGCCGCCCACTACCCTGACGTGCAGGTGCTCTTCGCGGCGAAGGCGAACGGCAACCTTGCGGTGATCCGGGCTCTCGCCGCTGAAGGGGCTGGTGCAGACGTCTTCTCCCCGGGAGAACTCGAACTGGCGCTCCGTGCCGGGATGAAATCCGAACGCCTCCTCTTCAACGGGAGTTCCAAGAGCCGCGCAGACCTCGCCCTCGCCGTCGAGAAAGGAGTGCGGGTCTCGGTCGATTGCCTGGACGAACTCCACCAGCTCGACGCCGTTGCCGGGGAGGCCGGGAAGACCGCGGAGATCGCCTTCAGGGTGAACCCGGCCCTCGAAGTTCCGACCCACCCGAAGATCGCCACCGGGCTTGCGACGAGCAAGTTCGGCATCCCGGCGCAGGAGATCATCGCCGCATACAGGGAGGCCGTTGCCTGCGAACATGTCGAGCCTGTCGGCATCCACTGCCACATCGGCTCCCAGATTCTGGAGGTCGAACCCTTCGCCCGCTCTGCCGAGGTGATGGTGCGGGTCGCAAAGGAGGTCACAGACCTTGGCGTCCACCTCGAATTCCTCGACATCGGCGGCGGCCTCGGCATCCCGTACCACCACGACACCGACCCGGCGCCGACGCCCGCGGACTATGCGGCCGCCGTGATGCCTGTCTTCCTGAAGGGGATCAGGGAATGCGGGATCGACCCGGCCCTCTGGGTGGAGCCCGGCCGCTGGCTCGTCGGCGACTCCTCGGTCCTCCTCACCCGCGTGAACTCGGTGAAGAAGGCCCACAAGACCTTCGTGAACGTGGACGCCGGGTTCAACCTGCTCGTCCGCCCGGCGATGTACGACTCCTACCACGAGGTGCTCGTCGCGGACCGCGCCGATCTCCCGGCCGACGGCACCTATACGGTGGCAGGCCCGATCTGCGAGACCGGCGACATCCTGGCCCATGACCGCACCCTCCCGGCCCCGAAGGCCGGCGACGTCATCGCCGTCCTCGACGCGGGCGCCTACGGCTATGCGATGTCCTCGCAGTACAACAGCAGGCCGCGCTGCGCCGAGGTGGCGGTGAGCAACGGGAAGCACGCCCTGATGCGCCGGGCCGAGACCCTCGACGACGTCACCGCCGCCATGGAGACTCCGGCCTGGAAGGAGTGA
- a CDS encoding LL-diaminopimelate aminotransferase: MYSQRLENLPPYLFARIDAMKAQKRKEGVDIIDLGVGDPDLPTPAHIVEAMVRAVKEPKNHHYPAYEGMAAYRRAVAEWYETRFSVSLDADREVLALMGSKDGIAHIPEAFVNPGDYVLVPDPGYPVYKTSTLFAEGRTHLMPLTAENNFLPVLDDIPRDVLKKAKLLFFNYPNNPTAAIAPKAFFEEVVEFARDNDLVVVHDNAYSEITFDGYKAPSFLETDGAKEVGVEMHSLSKTYNMTGWRVGMAVGNPEILAGLGRVKSNVDSGVFDAVQEAGVAALTGSQQCVADACAVYQERRDVLVKGLNELGFDVRAPKATFYVWMPVEDCMKTAAQFLNEAGIVVTPGVGFGESGDGYVRFAITRSVERIEEALERIRRIAP; this comes from the coding sequence GCCATACCTTTTCGCCCGTATCGACGCAATGAAGGCCCAGAAGAGGAAAGAAGGAGTCGACATCATCGACCTCGGTGTCGGCGACCCTGACCTCCCGACGCCGGCGCATATCGTCGAGGCGATGGTCAGGGCGGTGAAGGAACCAAAGAACCACCACTACCCTGCCTACGAGGGAATGGCCGCGTACCGCCGGGCTGTTGCGGAATGGTACGAAACGCGTTTTTCCGTTTCCCTCGATGCGGACAGGGAAGTCCTTGCCCTGATGGGCTCGAAGGACGGCATCGCCCACATCCCCGAGGCCTTCGTCAATCCCGGCGACTATGTCCTCGTCCCCGACCCGGGCTACCCGGTCTACAAGACCTCGACGCTCTTTGCCGAGGGCAGGACTCACCTCATGCCTCTCACCGCGGAGAATAACTTCCTCCCTGTCCTCGACGACATCCCGAGGGACGTGCTGAAGAAGGCGAAACTGCTCTTCTTCAACTACCCGAACAACCCGACCGCGGCGATCGCCCCGAAGGCGTTCTTCGAGGAGGTCGTGGAGTTCGCCCGCGACAACGACCTCGTCGTCGTCCACGACAACGCCTACTCGGAGATCACCTTCGACGGCTACAAAGCCCCTTCCTTCCTCGAAACCGACGGGGCAAAGGAGGTCGGCGTGGAGATGCACTCCCTTTCCAAGACCTACAACATGACAGGCTGGAGAGTCGGCATGGCTGTCGGCAACCCCGAGATCCTGGCGGGACTCGGCCGGGTAAAGTCGAACGTGGACTCCGGCGTCTTCGACGCCGTGCAGGAGGCGGGAGTCGCCGCGCTAACCGGTTCGCAGCAGTGCGTCGCGGACGCCTGCGCCGTGTACCAGGAGCGCCGCGACGTCCTCGTAAAGGGCCTCAACGAACTCGGCTTTGACGTCCGTGCACCGAAGGCGACCTTCTATGTCTGGATGCCGGTCGAAGACTGCATGAAGACGGCGGCGCAGTTCCTCAACGAGGCCGGCATCGTCGTGACCCCGGGCGTCGGTTTCGGCGAGAGCGGGGACGGATATGTGCGTTTCGCCATCACCCGTTCGGTCGAACGGATCGAGGAGGCGCTCGAACGCATCAGGAGGATTGCACCATGA